The following coding sequences lie in one Arachis ipaensis cultivar K30076 chromosome B03, Araip1.1, whole genome shotgun sequence genomic window:
- the LOC107629398 gene encoding uncharacterized protein LOC107629398, whose amino-acid sequence MKKNRERGFHLESPKKEEHDKESWKDTFDLSGIEEPHMAELLKDPSLGELLTSSNLYLLLIKGDIDDVDKAFITQTKELLHYVIPFLAVNQQDCPPILEEIFDVCKIARPCILLLRGSRFVSHYFCLITPTQLSLAVSPHIEADTRDLSP is encoded by the exons ATGAAAAAAAACAGAGAGCGTGGATTCCATCTTGAATCTCCCAAAAAAGAAGAACATGACAAAGAAAGTTGGAAGGATACATTTGATCTGTCGGGCATTGAGGAGCCCCACATGGCTGAGCTGCTGAAGGATCCATCATTGGGGGAATTACTGACCTCAAGCAATTTGTATCTGCTGCTAATTAA AGGTGATATTGATGATGTTGATAAGGCATTCATTACTCAGACTAAGGAGCTGCTGCACTACGTAATTCCATTCCTTGCGGTTAACCAGCAGGATTGCCCTCCAATTTTGGAGGAAATTTTCGATGTTTGCAAGATTGCTCGTCCGTGCATCCTACTCCTCAGAGGATCTCGATTTGTCAGCCATTATTTCTGTTTGATTACTCCAACTCAACTTTCGTTAGCTGTGTCCCCTCATATCGAGGCTGACACTCGGGATTTAAGTCCTTGA